The sequence below is a genomic window from Methylotuvimicrobium alcaliphilum 20Z.
CTGGCGCTCAGGTAAATCTTGCCACTGATTTGAATGCCCGAACCCAAGGCAGACTATCCGGTGCGATTTCACTCGGCAGCAATGCAAGGATCGATCTTCAAGGTGGTTGGGTCAACGATCTAACCACACCGTTCGATCTATTGGATAACAATAAGATTACTTTGGATGGCGGTAGCTTTATTGCCCGCGCCAATGGCGATATTGATATTCTGAAAGGCAGCCGCATCGACGTCGGAGGGGGAGCTTGGTTGCAAACGAGCGGCAATATTCAAGACGGTAAAGCCGGGGGTATCCATCTTCACGCCGAAGCAGAAACGACAGGTTCCAACATAACATTGGACGGCGCGCTCAGCGCCTATGCTATTCGTCAAGGCGGCACGCTTGAACTGGAGGCCAATGCGATTGCGATTCTACGCAGACGCGAAGAAGAATTGGAAGGGCTACGCCCTTTACAACTCGAAGCCGATTTTTTCGGAAAAGGCGGTTTTTCCGATTATATTCTGACTGCCAATATCAACGGCTTGGTCGTTGACGAAGGCGTTAAAATCAAACTGCAACAAACTAATCGTTTATTGAATGGCGATGCCATTAATCGTAGCAGCTCGAATAGCATTGCCGGAATATCTCGACTGGGCAAGCTCCCTGCGATCGACCGCCTACCGAGCAATTTAACTTTGCAATCGGTTCACAGCATCAATCCGAACCCTAATAGCCATTTAATCGTTAATAAGAACGTCAAGATCACTGCCGATGCCTTGAGCAACGTCTCGTTAGTCTCCGATTCGTCTTTATTTTTCGATGGATCGATCAAAGCAAACGGCGGTAACGTAGCCTTGAGCATCATTCCGCCGCAAGGCTTACCGACGCTGGACCCATTGTATCAACCCCGCCAGGGACTTTGGCTCGGCGACAATGCGCGAATCGATGTTTCCGGTATCGCGATGACGTTGACCGATGCGTTCGGGCTCAAAACGGGCATCGTCCACAATGGAGGAAACGTTAATTTAACCGCCGCCCGCGGTTACATAGCCTCCAACAGAGGTTCGCAGATCGATGTATCGGGAACGGAAGCCTTGCTAAACCGCCCTCGCCTATTGCCCGGCGCGGAAAATATTACCTTCAGTACGGAAAAAGTTGGATCGCACGGAGGAACTATTACCATCAGCAGCGCCGAAGCCATTTTCATCGAAGGCGGCATGCTGGCCAAAGGCGGTAAAGCGCCCGGCACGTCCGGCGGTACTTTAACGGTCCGTCTAGACGACACCCTCAGAGAAATCCCCGTTGAAGAAGGAGTGATTCCTAACTTTCCGATAAAACCGGGCATTCTCAATTTCTCCCAAACTAAGAATGAATTTTTTGATGCCTCCTTCAGCCAATACGGCGATGCGCTTCCAACCGGACTGCAAAGACAAGGCTTTATAGCAGCCCAACAAGTGTCTGATTCCGGTTTTGCAAATTTGAACGTGCAAGCGGACGGCGAAATTCGCTTTCAGGGTGATATCCATTTGGATTTACAACATGCCGTAAACTTCGACAGCCCAAAAATGGCTTGGCAAAGACTATCGGAAAACGATACTAGCACGGTCGTTTTCAATGCGGCGCATGCGTCTCTAGGCTCGAGCCGAACTCGACGTGCGACCGGCAACCCAACGGGTGGAGACGGCCATCTTCAGGTCAATGCCGACCTAATCGAACTATTTGGAGGTGTTTTTACTTCCGGATTCAAGCAAGTCGATCTGAACGCGGATAGCGATATTCGCTTACGCGGCATTCGCACATTGTTTACGCAACGCGACTATTTGGGTGAATTTTCGACGTATTCGGCGTTGAACCTTAAGGCCGATCAAGTCTATCCGACAACGCTCAGTGATTACAGATTGACTGTAAAAGGCGATCCTAACGGAAGCATTGCGTTCAGCAGCGGGGATCAATCTCGACCGATCTTATCCGCCTATGCAAAATTGACGGTCACAGCTCCGAACATTCAGCATGACGGCGCCATTAAAGTGCCTTTCGGCGAATTAACATTCGATGCATCTCAAACGATTCATTTCGGCGCAAACAGTTTGAGTTCGGTATCCGCCGAAGATCAAATTATTCCGTTCGGTGTCACGGAAGCCGGTTTGGAATGGTTATATCCGATCGATAATCAAAATCTGATCGTGCAAACGCCAACCAAAAAAATAACCGTCAATGCGGACCGAATTCAACATGACGAAGGCGCCGTTATCGATATTTCCGGGGGCGGCGATTTGCTGGCCTACGAATTCATCCCCGGCATCGGCGGTTCCGCCGATGTCTTAGCTACCGGTAATTCTTTTGCGGTCTTGCCCAACCATTCCGGTTACGCACCGTTCGACCCGCTGGAATTTCCCGGTTCGGGTTTGTCGATCGGCGACAGCATTTATTTGGGTGAAGGGAGCGGTTTAAAAGCCGGATATTACACGCTATTACCTGCGCGCTATGCATTGCTTCCCGGAGCTTATTTGATAACACCTCAGCAAGACAGCGTCAATATGGCCCAAGGCAGCCGTTCGGTCAATTTAGACGGTGCCCCAGTCGTGGCAGGATTTAGAGCGATCAGCGGCACCAACATCAAGGACCAGAGCTGGTCCGGATTTGCCGTCGAACCCGGCAAAATTGCCTTGACTCGTTCACAATTGGACCTATCCACAGCCAATCAATTTTTTGTCGAACAAGCACAGCGTAAAGAATCGCCGATTCCTCGCTTACCTGAAGATGCGGGATCGCTGCTGTTCAACGCAAAATCACAATTAGAATTGCCTTCCGTTCTCGCCAACGCCAAAAACGGCGGGCTGGCAGGTTTGGTCGATGTCATTGCCGACAACATCGCCGTGGTCAACGATAAGACAGGCGCTGCAAGCCTCGTAGAACTGAGTGTAAGCGATCTCGATACCTTTACCGTAGGCAGCTTATTTTTAGGCGGTATCAGAACAATCGACAGTGAGACCGGTGCGATCAAACTCGACGTCAAGTCCAAAACTGTCGAAATCGCCGAAGGAACCCGCCTCGAAGGTTCGGAAATCATTATAGGCGCCACGGACAGGATTGAACTCCAAGCCGGTGCTCAAATCGTGGCAGCAGGCGGCAAAGACAGCTCGGCACCCGGACAGATTTTGACAACCACGGGAGACGGTGCCCTGTTACGCGTTTCCGGCGATGCGCAAGCGCAAATCGTCAGAACGGGCACCCAAGGTCTGAAAGGAGATCTGTTGATCAGCGACAATGCTCAAACCTTGGCTCCGAGCGGTTCGATACTCTTGGATTCGACCCGGAATCTACAAATGAATGGCGTGTTGGATGCCGGCAAGTCATTAAATATTGCCGCTGAAGCCATCAATATCGGTGAAGTAAGCGAAAATCTACCCGGGCTTTCGTTGGATAACGGGCAGTTGAGTCAATTGAATGTCGAACAACTGGTGCTGACCAGCCGCAGCAACTTGAACATTTATGGCGGCGTTTACCGCACCGATGCTTCGGGTTTAGCGCTCAGAAACGACGAGCTCGAACTAATGCCGATCGAATTCAATCTTTTGACGATCGCTACAAAAGGTATTGCCGGTTTTGACAATTCCGGCAAATCCGCCGGTCTTTCTGCCGATACCGTCACGTTGACCAATGCATCCAAGTCAGTGCAGACCGAAAAAGGCAACGGGACGGGCTCCTTGTCGATCGCTGCCGACAATCTAGTATTGGCTGGAGGCGACTTTACCTTGTCGGGATTCAATGATATCAATTTGAATCTAGCCGAGTCGTTAATCGGTTCTAGTGTAAACACACTCAACACTCTGGCCGACACAACGATCACAACAGGCTTTATTACCGGTACTTCAGGTTCCGAAACCAGGATCGATGCCGACACTTATCGCTTAGCGCTCAATCACAACCAAGCCGGCTCTGTGGATTCGCAACCGGGTATTGGAGCACGGTTCAATTTAAACGCAGGCCATGTCGTCATCGATACGCCATTACAATTCAACAGCGGTATCGTAAAAGCGAATGCCAAAACAGGCGATATTGTCCTCAAAGAGAATGCCGTCATTGATGTGTCCGGAACAATGGTAAGAGCGGGTTTAAGCGAATCGGCTCCGATATCAGCCGGACGTATCGATTTGACCGCGCGGCAGAACATTAACACCGAAGCCGGTAGTCAACTATTGTTGAATGCTATCAGCCCACAAATGTCGGCAGGATCGCTTGCACTTTCCGCAACCACGGGATTGGTCAATTTGAATGGCACGATCAACGCGATGGGAGGTAATCAGGCCGAGGGGGGGGCGGTTCGGCTCGACCTCGGCAGCATGGGCGGTAACCCGTTCGGCTTGATGAATCAGAGCTTGGTGGATTCCGGTTTTAGCAGAGCAATAGATTTACGATTGAGAAATGGCAACCTAGTCATTGGTGAAGAGGATTCGATAAGCGCGAACGATATCAAATTAACCGTCGACAAAGGCGCATTGACAATTGCAGGCACGCTCGATGCCAGCGGCCAACATGGCGGTAGCATCGAACTCAATGCTCATAGCAGACTAACCTTGTCCGGAAGTGCACGATTGCATGCCAACGCCACCGAAGCATCAGGCGATGGCGGCAAGGTCAGACTCACCTCGACTAACGGAGGCGGTATCAGCATTCAGAATGGCGCATCGATCGATGTCTCCGCCAATGGAGGCCGCGAAGGCGATGTGCATATTCGTGCCGAACGCCTGGCAGGACAGGTTAATGTCGCCCCGATTGCCCCCGGCACCATTGTCGGCGATTCTAACGTCGTCATCGAAGCAGTCGCACAGTACAACCTCAACAGACTGGACGCTGCAGCAATCAATAGCATTAGAAACGATACCGCTTCGTACATGAATAGCGTTTCGACAACGGCATTCGGACCGGGATTCGAATTAGCTCCCGGAATAGAGGTCAAATCGGAAGGCAATCTCACCTTGGCCGCCAACTGGGATTTAGTCGATTGGCGTTATGGATCCGAACAAACACCCGGCTATTTGACCCTGCGAGCAGGTGGAGATTTGTTGCTCCAAAACGGCGTAAGCGACGCTTTCAAAAATGGCGTACTTCAGGTGACGCCTACCTTCTCGAGGCCTGTGATCGATATGTTGCAGCCCGGGCGTTCATGGAGTTACAACTTCGTTGCCGGCGCGGACCTGAATTCTTCAGATACGAAAATGGTAGTGGCCGCGGACAATCTGAATTTCGGCGATATGCGCCTCTTCAACGATGTGAAGATTCGCACAGGCACCGGGTCCATCGATTTCAGCGCAGGACGCGACATTGTCTACGGCAACGATAAATCGGTCGTGTACACGGCAGGAAGGCCGGACGATGAGGATCGTTTCGGGTTTCCATTGATACGCGTGGCTTCCAATTTTTATGTCGAATACCCTAAAGACGGCGGCGATATCCGCTTCAGCTCTGGACGCGATATTCGCGGCGCGGTGACCAATCAAATCGCCTCGGATTGGCTACTTAGAACCGGCAATTGGTCCCGAAACGAAACCCACACGGGGGAAAGACCGACCGCTTGGGGTATCGCAATTGGTACGCGAACCGGTTCAGGCATCGCGCCGGATTACCGGCAAAATGTTGGCGCCTTGGGCGGCGGCAATATCACTATCACAGCCGGCGGTACGGTTAGCGATCTCTCCGTGGTCATTCCAACCACCGGCAAGCAAGTCGGACAAAGAGTCGATCCGAACGACTTTAATAATCAAAATTACTTGACCAATGAAGTCGAGATCAATGGCGGCGGAAACCTAAACATCTACGCCGGAGGTGACCTAAAAGGCGGCATCTATTACGTCGATAACGGTACGGCGACCTTTAATGTTGCCGGCTCGCTCAATGCCGGCTCGTTCAAGACCGTCAGTATTGCGGAAATGAATCCGATATTGGCCTTGGGCAATGCCCAATATCACATTACTGCCGGCAAAGATATCGCCCTACAAGCCATTATCGATCCGATGATTTTGTCGCAACCGGCCAATAAACGCCCGGACTTACTATCGATCTTCTTTAGATACGGTGAGAACAGTGCAGTCAATCTGACTTCGCTTACCGGAAACATCAGCCTCGGCAACGATGTTTCCGGGGTAGTCGATTTAATGAATTTCCAACGCGGCGCTCTGATCAGCTTCGACGGCGCAGCCAGAGACGCTCTATCGGTGGCCCCCGGAACATTGAAGGCCTACGCCTTATCAAACGACATCATATTTAAAAACGGCTTGATCATGTATCCGAGCAAAATCGGTCAATTTGAGCTTTTTGCCGCGAATAATATCATAACCGCCAGCAATGGCAATGCCGTGAATGTGACCATGTCGGACACCAACCCGAATCTATTGCCGACGGTATTGAATCCTGCCGCCAACTATAACGACGCCAGGCTGAGATTGGTACTGTCCGGTATCAGTAACGAGCCGGACAAAATCTATGCTTCGATTCCAAATCATATTAATGATCCTATACCGGCTCTGATCAGCACAGACGTTGGCGATATCCTGGGCAAGGACCCTTTCCAATTCATTATGGCGAAACCGACACAAGTGTCGGCCGGCCGTGATATTCGTAATGTCAGCTTGCAATTTCAGCATAATATCGAAGATGCCGAATCGATCGTATCGGCCGGCCGCGATTTCAAATTCGACATCGTTCGAAATCCCGCTACCGGAGCATTGGTTAATGTTGTTCAACGTATGGAGGTTTCGGGTCCGGGCCGTTTGACATTAATGGCCGGACGACATGTCGACTTGGGTTCTTCCGAAGGTATCACGACTACGGGCAATCAAGTCAACACGGCATTAGCGGAGGACGGTGCTGCAATTAATGTGATTGCAGGAATAGCGCAAACCCAATTCGCGGCACCGGATTTTATGAAAAGCTACCTAAGCAATGGTGAAAGCCTTTACGAAAGTTACGAGCTTGCGGTTGCCGACTATATGCGAAGAATCACCGGCAATGACGATTTGACAGTGGATCTGGCGCGAGCAGCCTTTGCACGCTTGCCGGCTGTTGAACGATCGCATTTCAACGCACCTTATTTAGCGGACTTGATCGAAACCTTCAACGGACTCATGAAAAATTACGGTAATCGTTTTTCGATTGCTAAAAACAGCTTCGATAGCGCTAGCGATACCCAAACCCGGTTCAATTTCAAACTAGAAATGGATAGAGCGCAGTTTGAACTTCTAGCTGCCATCGAAACGCTATTTCCGGGAACCACCGTTTTGGCCGGTCGCCAAGATTATACGATCGATCCCGTCAATGGCACTGTTTTCAGAGAAGGAGCTTCGGCCAGCAGTATCTTGGAAGATGCATTTTCTAAAGACAGAAACAAAACCCAAACCGGCGATATTTCGATGTTTTTCAGCAAAATACACAGCACCGATGGCGGCGACATCAATTTATTGACGCCCAATGGCGGCATCAATGCCGGTTTGGCGGTTAATTCCAGTGGTGCCAAAGATGCATCGCAACTGGGTGTCGTAGCCATCAAAAAAGGTGCCGTGCATTCGATTGTCCGAGACGATTTTCAAGTGAATACGACCCGAGTCATGACGCTCGGCGGCGGCGATATCTTAATCGGTTCGACGGACGGCAACATCGATGCCGGTAGGGGAGCAAAAACAGCCTTGGCGGCCCCAGCTCCGATCATTCGATTCGACAGTGAAGGCAACATAATCATTGAATTACCGCCTGCCGTGGCTGGCAGCGGTATCCGAGCGAACATGGCGCCTGACGGCAGTCAAGGCGATGCCTTATTGTTTGCGCTTCAAGGCATTATCGATGCTTCGGAAGCAGGGGTTGGAGGTAAAGACGTCACCGTGGGTGCGACAGCCATCGTTGGATCCGACAATATCGATGTCGGCGGAGTATCGGTCGGCGTACCAACCGCTTCGACAGGAAGTTTGGCTGCAGGCCTCGGTAATGTCAGTAATGTGGCGGCCAGCATAGCGCAAGCCATAGACGATAGCGCGGATGTTGCCAAATCAGCCAAAGAACAAATGGACAAAGCTGGAGCGCAGGGAATCATCAGTGTCGATATCATCGGTTTTGGCGATGAAGATGTCTGATACGACCTCCTTTGTTAGGCAACAGCGTATTTTGTCATATTAATGTCATGATTCCTTCACCGAGCTGTCATATTGCGCTGGCATAATTCCATTGAAACATCTGAATCTTAAGGTGACCTGCTTATTCCACTAGCTACTAAGTCTGAGCGCTCGCGATGACATTCTATTTTAGCCGACAATTTCTATCGCTTTATATAGGCCCGGTTCAACGCCTGCACTCTTCTAAAGCAAAATCGCTACTTATTTCCAATTTTAACTAAAGTTTTAAGGAATGTTTTATGACCATATTAGACCTATCATCGGGTTCACTAGAACCGGTAAACATTAAGCCTCATAAGGAAAACCGAGGCAGAACTAACTGTTTCAAACGCAATTCTAAATCGCAGCTATTGATTGGCTTAATGATTGCCATCAGTTCATTGTCTCTTTCACAAGTTGCTGAAGCTGCCCCACCTAAAGTCAGAATCGACAAGATTGCGCCGGTTGATGAAGGCACAGTTGTTACTTTGAATGGCAGCAATACCTTTGATGTTGACGGTAAAGAATTGACATATACGTGGAGACAAGTACAAGGCCCCGATGTCGTCATTAATAATCCCAATACTCCTATCGCCTCATTCACTGCGCCGACTATTGAAAAAACCAATAAACGTTCCAAACCGCTCAGATTACGCTTCGAATTGGAAGCCGATAATGGCGATGACAGAAGAGCAACTGCAAAAAGACGTGTAGCAGTCCGAGTTCTACCTGTCAATAATCCGCCTATCGCGAATGCCGGGCCGAATCGCTCGGTAACTTGGGAGGCAGCTTCATCAGGAATTGACCTAAACGCATCCGGCAGTACCGATGACGGACAAATTATTCAATACCGATGGAAGCTCTTGACTAAAAGAAATCAATTACCGAGAGGCGCCAAAGTCAGATTGACAAACCGAAGAGCAGAGCTTGCTTCATTTACATTTACCAGTCCCGATCAAACCTCTCCGGTTACATTGGATTTTGAACTGTTCGTTCGGGATAACGACAGAGCCATAGACAGAACTAACGTTTCTATAACCGTAGCCGAAGGACTAGCCTCCCCAGTCGCCAATGCCGGTAGCGACCAATCTGTAAATTCAGGCGCCTCTATTAATTTAAGCGGTGCGGGAAGTACGGGCACCATTAACAGCTATGTTTGGGAACAAACCTCCGGTCCATCGGTTACCTTATCCGATGCAAATAGCGTAACAACCGGCTTTACTGCGCCAACCGTTACTGGAGCCACCGTTTTGACTTTTAAATTAACTACAACAAATAGCACGGGCTCATCGGAAGATACGGTCAGAGTCACCGTCAATCCTATTGAGGCGGCTCCGGTAGCCAATGCCGGCAGCGCACAAACGGTCACATCGGGAGCGTCCGTAACGCTTAACGGCACTGGAAGCACAGGAACCATCGACAGTTACACATGGGAACAAACTGCCGGACCGTCAGTGACTCTGTCCAACCCAAGCAGTGCTTCAGCCGGATTTACCGCACCGACCGTCGCCACACCGACCGTGTTGACTTTTAGACTCACGACAACGAATAGCGCCGGATCATCGTCCGCAACGGTTAACGTGACAGTCAATCCTCAAGCAAGCGGTAATATCAGCGCCACTTTAGAAACCGATGACGTGACTCTAAACGACCCAACCGTATTGCTCTTGTCGAATATACAAGGAGGATCTCAACCCTACACTATTACCGTAGATTGGGGCGATGGCGAAATTACGGGACCGGTTACTCTCAATTCCGGAGTTACGAATTACAACGTTGAGGATTTCTACTATGAAGAAGTTGGTTCTTACAATATTACCGTTACGATCAGGGATGCAAGCAATCAAACGACAATATTGACGGAAAACATTACGGTTGCGGAATCCGCTGAATGTAATTAATCGTTAAAGTACACCGGCTAGGTCGATCATTTCATCTAGTTCGGTGTACTTATTTAACAACCTCAAAATAAATAACGGCGAAAAAATGTAAAACTGTGTTTATTTTAGAGTTTATAAAGATCAAAAAGGGCTTTATTGAAGCCCTTTTTTTAGAGATTTTGAAATGTTATTCCTTTAACCACTACTCCCTTTTCTTCGAAAAAAGGTCTAAGACTGAAAAGATATGGGGTGTATCTATCGATGACCGCCTTGAATCTATCCATGGACGGGGCTGTACGGCAGCGCTCGAACGCCAAGGATGGCGTGTATTATGGCACCAACAGTAAGCGCTTTGGCGATGCAGGTCAGAGAAATGCTCCTGCATTTTCTGCATTCATTACATCCTTGTAACTCAGCAATTGCCGAGGAACAAAAATCTGCCCTGTTGCCGATACCCTCGCTAGCAACACCCCATAGACCTTTCGCACTTCAAATTTCGGCAGTGCCAGAGGAGGCATCGGGGTGCCCGGTCGATTTTCGCTCCTCGGCAATTGCTCCTGCATTGCCCTAATACACGCCATCCGTGGCGTAATGCAAAATCGACATTCACGCCATCCATGGCGTTCATAAAGGCTTTGCCAGCATGGAGCAGGCATAGAGCTTACATGGACGTATTCACCCAGCACCTAAATTCCATAGTCCATTGGCTATGGTTAACTATCTTGGATAATTTAGGTGCTGGGTTCACGGCGTCCTTTAGCGGACACCCAGGCGCCGAATTTTGATCTGCGATGGGTATACTTTTATAAAGTGAGCCATTTTTTTTGAGTATAAAGGAAGCAAATTCTCTGTCTAGGCAGAAAATCATATCTTTTCAACATGTCACATTTAGACTTTGTCACAAAATTGTAATAATTTAATATTAAATTTAGATAGATGAATCTATCTAATATCCATGTGAATTTTCTGTAATTGTTCAGCCAAGAATGTTACAGGGTATTGATTTCTTCTAAATTCGGCAGTCAGTCCAAGAAATTCACGAAACACACATAATTAATCATACGGTTACATAAATCTCTTGAATCACCCATTGGACGAATAAGTTGAAAAGTATAACTAAGAATTTAGTGATAAATAACATCCTGGAACCATGTGCTTTATTGAGGGTTCGGTCAGCAATTCCCAGTTTGAGCATTTTCGCCGATCTTAGGGTGTGGGGTATGCCTGTCGAGGAGCGCCGTAAACCCATCCATGGGGGCTTGGCGGCAGCTCCCTGCTGCCGACATCCTCGCCAAGCACACCCCACACCCTTTTTGATCCCCAAATTGGGAATTGCTGGGGTTCGGTTGCTCGTTTGACAGGACGCCGTGAACCCAGCACTTAAATTACCCACAATAGTTAACCATAGCTAATGGGCTATGGATTTAGGTGCCGGGTGAATACGTCCGTGTAGACTTGACGGCAGCCTCCCCTGCCGTCGACACCTGCCAAACGAGCAACCGAACTCTCCTTAAAATAGGGAAGTTATTTACGATCAAATCCTAACTGACAATTTTCGAGTGTTTCATGGACAAAATAATTTTTATTAGGTTTATAAAATTGATTGCAACAGAACGGTATGTTCCAGCTGCATTTGCAATCAGAGCATACCAGCACCAAAATTTTCCGAGTTATTAATCCTGATCGATGGATTAAGCAATTTAGCTAATAATTTAAGCAGAATACTCATTATGAATAATTACAAATAGAGAAGGATTGTGAAATTGAGCGAACTGAAACACATCATTTCCCTACGAATAGAAAACAGTCTTCGTAACGCTGTTCAAGTCACCGCATCGAGGTTTTACGTCCGGGAGTCGGACATTTACCGCTTCGCAATCAACTACATGCTAAAACGACTCCGATGCTTGCATGAAGACGACTTTACCGGCAGCGATTTGCTTCCATTGATGCTTGATATTCGCGAAGATTTAATCGACAGCCTGTCATTAAAGAAGCATCAGCTTTTCAACATTATAAATGGCAACAATACCCACCCGGACAAGTTCGTTGCGATGTCCGATATTGAACTGCTGTTGACGCCGCGTCATTTGTTGAAACAGCGGCTGCAAAAAATCGACGATACTCCTCGAACCGATGTCGATACCGAAACCTGGCTAAAGCAATATTTACTTGAGAAATATCAATCTTTACCGCTTCAGGAAATTCCCGCCTTACAGCCCCAGTCATCTAATTGAAAACATACCAAAGGCATTCTCCGCGATCGATTTATACCTTTCGCACTCCAAATTTCGACGATACTTGAGGAGAGTCGCCGGGCTGTCCGGCAAAGGCCCTAGGCCTGCATGGACGTATTTATACTCATCGTAGATGAAATTTCGGCCTCGGGATACCCGTTAAAGAACGCCGTAAATACATCCATGTAGCTCTATGCCAGCTCCATGCTGGCAAAGCCTTTATCGAGCACCCCGAGGCCTCCTCCGGCACTGCCGAAATTTGAAGTGCGAAAGGTATACCCAGCACCTAAATTCCATAGCCAATGGACTATGGAATTTAGGTGCTGGGTTCATGGCAGCAATTCCCAATTTGAGGATAAAAAAAGGGTGTGGAGCATGCTTGGCGAGGATATCGGCGGCAGGGAGCCGCCGTCAAGCCCCCATGGACGGGTTCACGGCGTTC
It includes:
- a CDS encoding PKD domain-containing protein — its product is MTILDLSSGSLEPVNIKPHKENRGRTNCFKRNSKSQLLIGLMIAISSLSLSQVAEAAPPKVRIDKIAPVDEGTVVTLNGSNTFDVDGKELTYTWRQVQGPDVVINNPNTPIASFTAPTIEKTNKRSKPLRLRFELEADNGDDRRATAKRRVAVRVLPVNNPPIANAGPNRSVTWEAASSGIDLNASGSTDDGQIIQYRWKLLTKRNQLPRGAKVRLTNRRAELASFTFTSPDQTSPVTLDFELFVRDNDRAIDRTNVSITVAEGLASPVANAGSDQSVNSGASINLSGAGSTGTINSYVWEQTSGPSVTLSDANSVTTGFTAPTVTGATVLTFKLTTTNSTGSSEDTVRVTVNPIEAAPVANAGSAQTVTSGASVTLNGTGSTGTIDSYTWEQTAGPSVTLSNPSSASAGFTAPTVATPTVLTFRLTTTNSAGSSSATVNVTVNPQASGNISATLETDDVTLNDPTVLLLSNIQGGSQPYTITVDWGDGEITGPVTLNSGVTNYNVEDFYYEEVGSYNITVTIRDASNQTTILTENITVAESAECN